Proteins from a single region of Leptospira venezuelensis:
- a CDS encoding type II toxin-antitoxin system VapC family toxin, whose product MKNAALVDSGPIIALFNSSDNYHKSVFKFLKGFKGSLFTTWPVVTEVIYLLSFSINAQSDFLEWIERGSLQILDITLEDLKYIKSRMQKYSDLPMDLADASLMCIAEREGIYNIISIDSDFSIYKTLKGKYLANLYKN is encoded by the coding sequence ATGAAAAACGCCGCTCTCGTTGATTCTGGCCCTATCATTGCATTATTCAATTCATCAGACAATTATCATAAATCAGTATTTAAATTCCTAAAAGGATTTAAAGGATCATTGTTTACTACCTGGCCTGTGGTTACAGAGGTAATCTATTTACTTTCTTTTTCTATAAATGCCCAATCTGACTTTTTGGAATGGATAGAGCGTGGAAGTCTGCAAATTTTAGATATAACATTAGAAGACCTAAAATATATAAAGAGTAGGATGCAAAAGTATTCAGATTTGCCAATGGATTTAGCTGACGCATCTTTAATGTGCATAGCAGAAAGGGAAGGTATCTATAATATTATTAGTATAGATTCCGACTTCTCCATATACAAAACTCTCAAAGGCAAATATCTCGCAAATTTATATAAGAATTAA
- a CDS encoding DUF4145 domain-containing protein gives MESIETITVYPEREEGNLESKYFFSLPRQIEELYAETLESYNKENLILCAAGLRAMIEGVCADQKIKKGPVEEKDKNGQIVTKQKGNLEGKINGLTQENLLTEKQANILHQHRFLGNTALHRLKKPDKDKLKLAIEILEHILDAIYVIPKKATNLKRKK, from the coding sequence ATTGAGAGTATAGAAACTATTACGGTTTATCCCGAGAGAGAAGAGGGAAATTTAGAATCAAAATATTTCTTTAGTCTACCTCGCCAGATTGAGGAATTATATGCGGAGACGCTTGAAAGCTATAATAAAGAAAATTTAATTCTTTGTGCAGCTGGTCTTCGTGCTATGATAGAGGGGGTTTGTGCTGACCAAAAGATTAAGAAGGGCCCTGTTGAAGAAAAGGACAAGAATGGCCAAATCGTAACAAAGCAAAAAGGAAATCTTGAAGGCAAAATTAATGGGTTAACACAGGAAAATTTGCTCACTGAGAAGCAAGCTAATATTCTTCATCAGCACCGTTTTTTGGGAAACACAGCTCTTCACAGATTGAAAAAGCCTGATAAAGACAAACTTAAGTTAGCCATAGAAATTTTAGAACATATACTTGATGCAATTTATGTAATCCCAAAAAAGGCGACTAATTTAAAGAGAAAAAAATGA
- a CDS encoding SH3 domain-containing protein, with translation MCKVFFSLCFIGLISTFSLFAEEKFLINGTNVNLREKPSIKSKVIHIFNNEDELIILQYEPKRENVAGQNSQWVKVNFQNKIGFVFGAFLKPFEFKNKLYISFESAQSCCYKICKASIAKSNCSKMPNHPDCDCGEECEGGGPSSMLMYGWTPDSEDRKKYFQNSNDVRTDSKQYREQCFSK, from the coding sequence ATGTGCAAAGTATTCTTTTCTCTTTGTTTTATAGGTTTAATTTCTACTTTCTCATTATTTGCAGAAGAAAAATTTCTGATAAATGGTACGAATGTTAATTTAAGGGAAAAGCCCTCGATAAAATCAAAAGTTATTCATATATTCAACAATGAAGATGAACTAATTATTTTGCAATATGAGCCCAAAAGAGAGAATGTCGCAGGCCAAAATTCGCAGTGGGTGAAAGTTAATTTTCAGAATAAGATAGGTTTTGTTTTTGGCGCATTTTTAAAGCCTTTCGAGTTTAAAAATAAACTTTATATTTCTTTTGAGAGTGCTCAATCTTGTTGTTATAAAATTTGTAAAGCCAGTATAGCTAAGTCTAATTGTTCGAAGATGCCTAATCATCCTGATTGCGATTGTGGTGAAGAGTGTGAAGGAGGCGGTCCGTCGAGTATGCTAATGTATGGTTGGACACCCGATTCAGAAGATAGAAAAAAATATTTTCAGAATAGTAATGATGTTAGAACAGACTCGAAACAATATAGAGAGCAATGTTTTTCGAAATAA
- a CDS encoding ribbon-helix-helix protein, CopG family, with translation MISLRIPPDLERQLDSFAKSKGKSRSEIVKESILEYIKNHSSNKTPFELGEDLFGKHSANNQELSQNRKSALKNILKDKNEKRRSR, from the coding sequence GTGATCAGTTTAAGAATACCACCCGATTTAGAAAGACAATTAGATTCATTTGCAAAATCCAAGGGTAAAAGTCGCTCTGAGATTGTAAAAGAATCGATTCTTGAATATATTAAAAATCATAGCTCAAATAAAACACCCTTTGAATTGGGTGAAGATCTATTTGGTAAGCATTCCGCCAACAATCAGGAATTATCTCAAAATAGGAAAAGTGCATTGAAAAACATACTAAAGGACAAGAATGAAAAACGCCGCTCTCGTTGA